From Clostridium sp. SY8519:
TCATAGGAATTTTTAATAACCAGCAAATCAATGTCATTACTACAAGAATCAAACATAAAAACACTTTTATTATGTACTTAACCAACATTTTTAATCCCTCACTTTTTTATCTTTCCGGACAGCAAGAATCCCGCCATCCGGACTTCCATTTTTTTGCTATCCGGACTTCCACTTTTTTGCTATCCGGGCTGCAAAATTCTTGCTATCCAATACAGTTCATTATCCTTTCGTGTATATCATTTCCGTCAAAATCATCTCTTCTGCATCATGACAAATGGTATTCATCCTCCTAGTCCATTCCATGTTGTCCTGTCTTTTTAATTTCTCTGTAATTCCTTGTTTCTCCATCATTTGTTTTACTAATTGTTCTTCCCTATCCCTTGCTTCTGCATCAATCTGATTCAAATGCTCAACAAGTTTTCCTTGTAACAACAATATTTGATATTTTGCCTTTCTGTGTTCCTGTAAATAGCTTTTACGAAGCATCCCATATTTCCCATATGTTGGTTCAATATCTGTAAGTGCCAATTCCGGCAAATAATAATCACCACATAACATGTAAGTAAGTCCATTTTTCTCATCGTAAATTTCGTTCTGCATAAAATATTCTCCTTTTCTTCCTATAATTGGTCGTACATCTTCAACAGTGTTTCCTTTTTCATTTGACTATATTTCACTTGTAATTCTTCATATTTTTTCTGTAGATTCTCATATTCGTTTTTCGGAACACTATCGGATAATTTCTGTTCTAAACTCTTAATCCGTGCTTCCTGTGCTTTTGCAATAGCATCGCTTTTAGGATTTCGCAATATCATTCCCTGTTGTTTTTCCTTCAATTCCATCATGACCTGTTTCACATTCGGATTATTATAGAAAAAACCTCTGGAAAGTCCTGTTAATTTTGTAAGTTCAGCAACTGAAATTTTTATATTTTTTCTATACATTGTTTCAATAGCTGTTATTGCTGTTTCCGTCATTTCCGCACTTTTTTCTTTTGCCAGTGCTACCATTTTATCGTGTTTCTGCATTTTCCTTTTCCCTCCTGTATTGTGCTAATAATTCATTCATTTCATCTCGTACAGCCTTTGTATCCTCCGCTAATGCTTCGTTTCTTAACCGCCGATAATGTGGTATGGTTCGTGTATCCTTATGCCCCAACAGCCTTGCAATGCTATCATCATCTAATTTCATTTCTGTAAGTTTTACTCCAAAAGTGTGTCTAAAACGATGTGTACGAAACTCAAAATAATTTCCATTATCATCCCTGATATCATTTTCATAAATCATGATATTTACATGATATTTCAGCATTGAATCTGTATATAATTTCCCATTATCTTGCAGAAAAATATATTCTGAATCTGGATGGTTCTTTTCTGAAACTTCTATTGCTTTTCTAATCACTTCTGCCAGCTGATCGCTGACTGGTCTTTTGTATTTCCTTGTTTTCTGCTGGAGAATAGTTATAAAATAATGCCCAGATTTCTCAGATAAGCAATCCCTTCGCAAAGTCAACGTATCCTCTATTCTTGTACCGAGCATCTGATGTATTATTAGACATCTTCCTAACTGGGGCTTTAATTTTGTTAATGCACTATTAAATCTCCTGATTTCTGCATCTGAATACGCTTCTGGCAAAGCGTTGTCATATGCTCT
This genomic window contains:
- a CDS encoding DUF6262 family protein is translated as MQKHDKMVALAKEKSAEMTETAITAIETMYRKNIKISVAELTKLTGLSRGFFYNNPNVKQVMMELKEKQQGMILRNPKSDAIAKAQEARIKSLEQKLSDSVPKNEYENLQKKYEELQVKYSQMKKETLLKMYDQL
- a CDS encoding TnpV protein, coding for MQNEIYDEKNGLTYMLCGDYYLPELALTDIEPTYGKYGMLRKSYLQEHRKAKYQILLLQGKLVEHLNQIDAEARDREEQLVKQMMEKQGITEKLKRQDNMEWTRRMNTICHDAEEMILTEMIYTKG